Genomic window (Flavobacteriales bacterium):
CCCATTGCTCTGCGACCGTAGAAGTGGTGCCTGAACCGCATGTCGGGTCAAGCACCAGATCACCTGGGTCGGTTGCCATAAGTATACAAGCTTGTACAACCCTCAAATTTGTTTGAACCACATACACTTTGTGCTGGGCACCAGCAAGTCCTTCGGTCCAGATGTTTTGTGTATTCACAGATGGAGAGTCATCAAAGCCCTCAACGTAATAGGGGCGTTTGATTCCGGGCTTGACACGACCAGCGAAGTACAGTCTCTGAAGGCCAAGTGGATGATGGGTGCGCCAATGGCGACCGAGGCCGGGTAGGAAATCGTTCCCAAAGGCATTCCATGGCTTGTTCTCCGATTCACCGCCACCATCTTGGGTTAGCGTGATGTCATCCCGGAATGGACGCCATCCATCAGGAATCAGTTCGGGTGCATCCCTCCATTCCTTAGGAATGGATTCTATTTCACCATCCTTATTCCAGGCCTTTGTGTACTTTGAATAGTCAACGTCCAAGAGCTTCGCTGCTTTCCATGCCTTCCTGAATTTCAGGTCTGGCTTTCGCTTCGCGTACAGCAGCAAGTAGTCAGCGATGTTCGAGGTGTAATCGCTTTCTTGATAGTGCGTTTTCTTAAAGGTGATTAGTCCAATAAAGTTGTCCTCACCAAACACCTCATCCATGACCGCTCGAACTCGATGGACGTTCTCATCGCCGATTTGTACAAAAATGGAACCTGAATCAGCCAGTAGATCGCGAGCTACGGTAAGTCGGTCGCGCAAGTAGGTAAGAAAACTGTGAATGCCATCGCGCCATGTATCGCGAAAGGCCTTGACCATTTCGGGCTCTCTCGTGATGTGCTCCTTCTTCTCCTTCACATCGCGCGTAGTGGTGCTCCACTGGAAGTTACTGTTGAACTTGATCCCATACGGCGGATCGAGATAGATGCACTGCACCTTACCGCGCAGCCCTTCACGCTCTGCCAAGCTGGCCATCACGTGCAGGCTATCGCCAAGGATCATCCGGTTGGTCCAGTTCTGGTCGTGCTGGTAGAACTCGGTCTTGTCGGCTTCCTTGGGCAGGCCATTGAAGTCGCTGAAAAGATCAGGTGCGCTCGGGTCGCTTTCCTCCTTGCGCGCTTTGGTCTCACGCAACAGATCGTTGATCAGCACCTTCGGATGCACCTTCTCTTGGATGTAGAGCGGTGGCGCTTGCACCACTAGATCGCTCCAGTCCTGTTCATCCTTTCCACGCCATACGAGCTGTGGGTCCAGATCCCGGTTGCGGCGCTCATAGGCCACCTGCACAGGGTTCTTGTCGGCATCCTTCAGCACGCTGTCGTACTCGGCCGTGGGGATGTTCTTCCGCTTGGCCTCTTTGTGCTGGAGGGTCTCCACGGCCTTGTCGGCTGTTGAGGTCGCTTTCTTCTTTGCCATGGTTTCTTTTGACAGGATGGACAGGAGCTACAGGATGGTGTTTGGCTGTACGATATCATCCTGACCGTCCTGTTCGTCTCTTTCCTGCTTCGCTCTATAGGTTCGATGCTTACGTTTTACCTGTAAGCGTTCGGCACC
Coding sequences:
- a CDS encoding site-specific DNA-methyltransferase: MAKKKATSTADKAVETLQHKEAKRKNIPTAEYDSVLKDADKNPVQVAYERRNRDLDPQLVWRGKDEQDWSDLVVQAPPLYIQEKVHPKVLINDLLRETKARKEESDPSAPDLFSDFNGLPKEADKTEFYQHDQNWTNRMILGDSLHVMASLAEREGLRGKVQCIYLDPPYGIKFNSNFQWSTTTRDVKEKKEHITREPEMVKAFRDTWRDGIHSFLTYLRDRLTVARDLLADSGSIFVQIGDENVHRVRAVMDEVFGEDNFIGLITFKKTHYQESDYTSNIADYLLLYAKRKPDLKFRKAWKAAKLLDVDYSKYTKAWNKDGEIESIPKEWRDAPELIPDGWRPFRDDITLTQDGGGESENKPWNAFGNDFLPGLGRHWRTHHPLGLQRLYFAGRVKPGIKRPYYVEGFDDSPSVNTQNIWTEGLAGAQHKVYVVQTNLRVVQACILMATDPGDLVLDPTCGSGTTSTVAEQWGRRWITIDTSRVALALARARIMGARYPFYLLADSREGQLKEAEVGQTAPSTQPARGNIRHGFVYERVPHITLKSIANNAEIDVIWEKWQVALEPLRTKINAALKKKWEEWEIPREAEEKLDAATKKLHTEWWKARIARQQEMDASIAAKAEYEYLFDKPYEDKKTVRVAGPFTVESMSPHRMLAVGADDELIDSLADAQLGYGKSQDFGQMILENLRLAGVQQAHKEDRITFTSLKPWPGELVCAEGFYMEGSKERRAAIFIGPEFGTVQRADLVEAAREAADAGFDMLIACAFNYEAHTTEFEKLGKVPVLKARMNADLHMAADLKSTGKGNLFVVFGEPDIDILQKDGKYQVHVKGVDVFHPSTGKVESSGADGIACWFIDTDYDNESFFVRHAYFLGANDPYKSLKTTLKAEIDREAWESLHSDTSRPFDKPARGRIAVKVINHLGDEVMKVFKV